GATGCCGCCCTGAAGGTGGCTGAGGAAGCAGCTCGCCTCGCCGACGCAGAGAAAGAACGTTATCTTCAGCTACAGCGTCAGCTCGAATCGAAGCGCCGTGAGATTCAGACGCGCGAAAGCAAGCTACGTGAAGCCAAAGACGAACTAGAGGCCGCCATCGATAGAGCTTCACAAAGGGAGCGTCATGCAGAAACGGTATACCGTAGTCTTCGCAAGTCTGAGCAAAACATACAGCTAAAGATGCAATTGGTACAGCGACAGTTTCGCGAAGTGTCCGAACGGGAAGATCGTTTGGCTAAAGAAAAAATCGAGTTTAGCAAGGAAAGGTTGGAGCTTCAGGCTGCTAGACGTAAGCTGCTTCAGACACGTTGCAGTCTATGCAAGATCGGTGATAAGTCACAGGAAATTGGTGACCTGCTCACAACCAATACGGATTCCGTGGCTGATGATTTAAAGCTGGAGGCTAACTTTGCCGAAATGCAAAACCGCTTAGATTGCACGGGTCTGaaattggatcattttttcGACGTTGACGTTGATCGCCAAATGAAGCTTTTCCTCGAACGTAATCAAGTAGAGCAGGGCGACGATTTCGAGTTGACGGACAACCGAAGAAGCCATCGAGAAATTGATCGTGATTTGGCTTTACTGAACTTTGATGCTCTTTTTCCACAGATACGATTGGAGGAGGGTCTAGAGCGTAGCGctacaaaaatccttccatcGTAAGAGTACACTGAAATTTTTTTATCATCCCTTTTTATAGCAAATACATCTTTCGAAACTACAGCTTTGTGTAATTTTCAGACTGAGAATTTTTCATCGCTTTTCGCTGTCGCACAGTTTCTTTGTTCTTCATCAATAGTTGGGCTGCTACGTTCCGTGTTACTCGACACATTTCACCGAAATTCACGTAATTGTAGTCAATGGTAACCGTTTTAGTGACCCATTCGTAGTGATTCCAAAGCCGTTCGAATCCGCCCGGAACGtatgcgttgcatgctctgtATACGTAAGACATAACCCCTACGAGCAGCGGGTTTCCATCCTCCATTATCACAAGCGGGCCTCCGACGTTACCCTGGTATTGGATGGATTGAAAAAGTAAACTCTTTTACTATTGCGTGTTACATCCATAAGATGGTGGTTGTACAATACCGTGCAGATGCTTCCCGTTCCGTTCGTGTAGACGCACAAccgggtgtcgtacaccaaaTCTTGCAAATCCCAAGGGCTCAGTAACTCTTTGCATTGATCATTCGATATTGCACGAGCTTCTAATTTTTGAAGCTTCTCCTTGTACTCATCCTGTGTTGCAGTGtcctaaaataataaaaaagtataTTTAAAAGAATTTAAATGTAGCTACGTTATGTAACGCATAAGTTACCTTTTCTGCACCCCAGTCCGTGTACATCACTGCACTGCCTTCCGGAATGGAACCTCTCCGAAGTTCAATTGGCTGTACGAATCTATTAAATTCTATATACTCGACTGTGCGAACCAGGGCTATATCGTTACGAGCAGCTTCGAAATCGAAAGAAGGGTGATAGGTGTACGAATAGATGGAGCGGAATTGATCATCCGCTTTAGACTTAAGTTCCACTTGTCCTAAACGAATCCGCGCCAATGCGGACAGGGATTGCTCCGGATAGGTACGGAGCAGTTTCCATATGAACGAGGCTTGCGTTATAATGTATCGGACGTTAAGGATGGCACCACTACCTAAATGACGATCCGCTTCAATCAATCTAAAGGACACTTGATACGGCACTTCCCACTGTTCGACTTCCGTTCCCGAAGCCATCCTTTTGTCGCGATGAGCTTTCGAAGATGCTTTACGCAAAGGAGAATTgtattaattgaaaaaaaaatcgtttggtTATCTTTGTACTTCATTACCTAAATAAATGCAGAATAACGTTGCACCTAGAAGCAATCTTGCCCAGCGTCCCATTCTGGCGGTAGACTATTCGCTAATGATGATAGCTTTCATACCTAACGATGccataaaaccataaaatatTATCGACATTTGCATTCCAACTCTAAAATCACATGATAAGCGAAACCGATTTACATCGACAAAACATTTGGTAACATAACATACCGGTTGTTTGACTAACGAtaacatcatcattatcaaatGATCAATTAGCTGACATCATCTACATTTTTATCACcagcacacacagaaacacacctTGAAATGATTTATCTTCTAATGTGAATGTCACAATAATGTGGTAGCATTCTCAATATAGTGGAGGCGTTTTAATGCATAGCGAATCAATTGTTTCCATGTATGTTgtaagtgtttttatttctgtttctgtGTAATAATAcagttgggttttgttttagtaGAACGCTATTTTGGCATCCATGCTTTTAAAAGAGAGTGCTTGCAGACCGCTCCCGAACGTCTTGCACACATCGTTTTGAAAACGCTTTCTCAGCTTTCTTACCAGTCATTTATCTTAACTTTAGAAATTACTCCGTAGATACGCCAGTTTTCCCTTCCTCTCTTTTGCTTTGCATCCTATCATTCTATGCTCCAACCGTCACGAATGATCAAATTTAGTTCACAAATCACACCGCGGAGCCACTTTTTGCATCGCAATAACAATAAGCTACTCACGAAATAGTCGCAACTAGTTATTCTTTGTAAATAGTACCTTCCAAATATGTTTTGTTAATATATGTTTCAACTGAACATGCTTCCTAACGCACGTTGTTATCTGTCTGTATTATGTGTACATTAACGCACGATTGTTGGGTTGCTACTTAAAagaattttatcaaaaactgTCACACTTTTTTCGTGCCTTTCTAACCATGAATCCTTCTTTGCTGTAACTGTAAACGAGAAGTCATGTAAGATAACATAAACACAACCGAAATACTTTGCataattaaaaatgatttaaggatttcttctttttaagttttgttttaaccGTTCTTCTTGGCCACTCGTTTTCTCGTTTACGAACTTCCCTGCTGTACGCATAACAATAGTTTACAACGCTCACATAAAAAGGATCCGACACATAGTACACATTTCAAGGCTACCGATGAATTATCACGATTCTGGTAAGTGCTTAATACAAAGCTGCTCTGATTAATGCAAGGCGATTTATGATGCGCAACTTTAAGCTAGGGACTTGGAGAATACTCACATACCCGTTACTCACATACCAATGGAGCAACTTTAATGGAGGGACGTACTTCTTGCCGAACAATACCAATGTGTACCAGTAGTATTATCGTGAAACAACATTTTCTGTGATAAATAAACTGCGATTGTTTCTTTACATTCGAACTAAAGAATTATTTACTTCTTCCTTTCGTTAGTTTAGCGATGCCTAAGAAATTATAGACTAACAAGCTACGGCGATCaatttgtgtgtgtaggtgtgtatttttttaatgtatgtgtgtaattTCTTAATGTAGTCagttgtataaaaacattataTTGCTTGAATTTTTCCTCCCTAGACGTTACTTTAACTTGAACGTTTTCTCTACCCTGACTTCTACCTCTTCTGTGCCTTTTAACATACGCTCATGTTCTGCACTGTGTGTACCTGTGTAACGTAATGCGTTAGGTTGATTGTAAAAAGTGAATGTACTTTACAATAAGGGAACCAACTGCATAACAGAACCATCCTAAATCCAGTTCAAGCGGCTTTCACTTCTAGCAACTGCGGATAGTTTTCCACCACGTTTAACAACATCGTGTCGATGTAATGCTTCAGTCGTCGGTTTTCATCTTCCTTTTCCTGAAATGCCACCTGCAGCTGTAAAGGAGTACAAAACACGCATTGTCATTACCAAATGAGTAAGCTTTTATACAGCCTTATGGTCAGAACGATTTAGAACCAACACCAGCATAAAACGTAACAGAATGAATTTAGAGCACACTTAACACAGATTAGTTTGCAACCAGATAACATTGAAGAACAATAGATAACAATAGGTAGAGCGTCAGTCATCGATCATAGTTCTTGTAGCGTTGATATTGTTACAGAATCACAACGTATGGCAATAGTGTGAACAGTTATTAATTACACAATCCagatgaaaaaaacacaaacattacATTTCGCATTTTAGTACCTTGGTTTTGACTTCGTTCGTTATACTCGCTACatatttacaataaaacatataagaaaaaataattcctCTGGTTATAGTAATAATTACTACTATTTGAAAAACAAGTTAACTCCTACAATTCCTCCTCCATTCACTCCTAAAATACATATCAATGTTTTatactttttctttattttttccataacaataaaaatgcaattatGTCTCTGTATGTTTATGTGACCATCGCCATTAAGTATATAACTATTGCATATactattgttaaatatttacaatCTTCAAATTGATTATTTCAACTCAAACTATATCATTCTATTCGCCACAAAGcagaatttttaatattaattcaCCAAGTTTTCTAGTATGACGAACGCTAACAAAATCAACATATTTCACTTTTGATGACCAATGCTATTCCAGAACATCATTGAATATTGTTAATAAATCAAAAGAAAGTCTGCAAATAATAATACCACATCCACACGCAAACCCAATGttagtgaaaagaaaatgaaacaatccgATAAGATAGACAAAGAAACGTAGCTCCGATTTGATAAGctcgaataaaaaaatcccatGGATCGCGAAAAATTGTATGGAGCTgaggaacatgaaaaaacgGAAGAGTAGGCCATTTTTACCGTCAAACTAACCTGTGTTAATGACGCTAAAGTGGTCGAATCAACGGTATCCTGTGAAGGGggcaaaaagaagaagataCAGAAGCGTGACAAAATGGAATTCAACAAACAAGTAGACGGTGACCGTCGCTGACCGGCGACGTAAAACAGACGGAtattcgatttcgatttcggaGGGCGAATCAACACCAAGTAGGATAACGGGTGTGACGCAACCCCTACCCTACCGTGGTGCGGTGATATCTAAACTAATTTAAGCTCTAGTGATAAGGGACAAGATGTAACGTGATTGAACataaagtaacaaaaacaagacacCCTAACCATCCTTGACGTAGAAAGCCAAACTTTTCGTCCCCGTACGACAATACGACTTGAACGTATGATGGCGCGGGATGGATGCATTACCTGGTTCTGGCTCATGGCTTCTAGCTCTTGGGCCAAACTGTTCGATGTGCCGTTCAGAAGATTGCGCCCTTCTTCGACACTGCGCGTCAGCATCATAGCCTGAAGTTCTTCGTTCGCTTCTTCCAGTGACTTATTTTTCTGACGCAATTCGTCCATTTCCTGATGTAGTTCCTCAAGTCGAAGAGACTCTGGCGAAGTCGTGGGCAGCGCGGGCCCACGCTCAGAACGAAGCCGTTCACACTCTTTGCCCAACTCTACCATCAGTTCCTCGGCCGCCTGCTTATCTGCTCGATGTCTACaaagtaaaatgaaaaaataaacatatgatCATGCCATATACACAACATCAAAACAGCCTTGACTGTTTATCAGTTGCTAACACACATACTTCTTTTCTTCTGCTCTCGCCTCAACGAGATCTTGCTGAGAGATCATCAGCGAGTCGCGGGCTTTCTCCAGCTTCTCTTCGGTCGCATGCAAATCGGCCGCCTGTTTGTCACTTTGCAAACGCAATCGCTGTATCTCCTCGCGCAACCCGGTTACTTCCATCTCCATTGTACGTATCCGGATCTGGCAGTTTTCATTCTGCAGCTTTGCCTCCCGTTCGACACGGGCCAATAGCTCCCGGTGACGCTTTTGTTCTTCGGCCAATCGTTCTTCCGCTCGTAACTCAGTCTGCAATAACGAATGAACGGTTTATAAATGAAAACAGTTTTACAATGCGATTGCTAATGGCTTGTGCCCCCACCGGATGAGTGGAAGCACCCTTGGGTGAGGCCATCCGCTTCCGTCCGATCGGCATGATCATTCATGCGACAAAAGCGCAAACGAATCAAATGTACACATGCGTTGTACTGAGTGATTCTCGTCACCATTTCATTCACCAGAACAATTTCacgtgattgtgttttttggaAAAGGaacagaatgaaaaaaaaacttcaaaatttGGCTCCCATTCAATGCATAATGCTACAACAGGTTAGGTAGCATGAATCAATggataatataaaaaaacatactctCCTATGTCAATGAACTTTAGCAACATCAACACAAATTACTGCCATAATACACGGTAACCACAACACATGTATATTGTGCTATCGTGCATTGCATACGACAAGTATATCTTACACAACTGAATATGAATATTCAATTTCATTATACCCCTTTTTCTTTAACGATCTTTCATTATTAGTAAGCCTCACTGCGATAGTATCGTTCACCGTCCATGCGGCCATCACCGTAAAGGGTTGAGACGGTGAATTGCTAATCTATacctttatttaattttccgtGATGGACAGCTTTGCCATTTTCAACCATTACGACCACTTCTTTATTTCGTGTGCGGTGGTTGCTCTACGTCATTTCCTCTAATGCACACATACATTATGTTATGTTCGTTTACATTTtctatgaattttaattaaaacaacataTCACACCCAAATATTTACAATTAAGCAATCAACGAAGTATTGTATAAACAACATTTCTCCTTTTACCCACCTTTATTTTAACCGCAAAAGCAGTCGGAACAATACGCTTGAACATTTGAAAGTAAcattttttctcaaaaaagGTGAATTATGTTTCTCTGATCTTAATTGTCTTAGTTAATATCTCATCAAACATCTCTTGCGTCGCTGTTTAGATTTCAGCTTTTTCTAAATAATCCAATTGCACACCAATGTTATAGCTTACCTCTCTCAACTGTTCTTCCAGCATGTGATAACGAGCCTGAAGAACGGCATATTCTGTTTTGGTTCTACTCGTACGGTCGTCGACATTGCTCTGGGTATCTGCCAGATTGGTGACTTGCCGTTGTAGTATTTCCAGCTGTTATTTTGTACaagaaaagaacaacaaacatcGTTATTAGTGCGAAGCAAATTGAACGAATACAACAATATTTCTAAACATACAAAATATGATGAATCATTCACTGATGGATCTACGCAAACTCAAATATACAACCATCCGAGGTTGTAGACCTCTACCTAATTTCTTAGAATagcaattttaaaaatatttgcaacAGTAATATTTGCAAGACGTCAAATGAACGATGTATTCGACGGACATGTTTGCCAAAAATATCACAACAATTTTACTTGGGTCGCATAGTTTTGTCTTTCCTTTCTCCGCCACAAATACTTAAACCGGGGCCTGGTGTTGCTGTTTGATAATGCTACTTACTTGTTCGTTTAAATTATCACATAAGTCGGTCTTGATTAGATCGCTCATTTTACTGCTACTGTTGCTCGATTTTAAAATGTACTTATTGCCCAGCTCCGGATTGTCATTGATCAGCTTTAGATTATTGTTGATTAGGTTGTTTTTGGCGTTCTTCTCCTCGATCGTACTCGAGCTGATGAggttgttcgttttgttgttgagcATTTTGATGTTGAGTATGCCGCCGCTCACATTACCGTTCGCTGTAATGCTATTGTTGTTCAGCTGGTATGTCTCGTGCGCGTTTCCGTTTTGGTTTGGGTTACCGTAATCGTCCAGGAAAAATCCCGACTGAGGTCCGGACGAAGGGAAGTCATTTGGATGCAGGCTGAGGAACGTTTCCTCGTCGATCAGCACCGGCTGATCGGGTGGGATGTACCCGTTTAAGCGTAAATCTTCTAGACTAGATGAGGACGTGCGCGACTGCTTGTCGAGCGACGTGAAgccgatgatgctgctgctgctgctgctaccgttCACAGCGttcatcggcacaacaacgGTGGGACCAACGAACTCAAACTGACCCTGCCACATATCGTAGTCTAGATCCAGACTGTCCGGTTGGCTGGTGGAGGAGGGCGTCGTAGTCGATGTTGGTGTCGTCGACAGGTAGTCGACTTTCTTCGTGGTAGTCATCATTTTTAGCGGAGAAAGTTTGTCACTAAGTCGGTGCCAATTCATTGGGCTGGCAGCGATCGGTCATTATTTACACAGTACAGTCACAGCTAAAGGCTTAGTGTGCCTTTACCGTATCAAACCATTCACTACTTGCACTACGCTGATGAATTATGTTTAATCATTTGCACGTATACACTCTGGATGATCTGTTTAACGATAATAACGTTAGCGCTTTTTGTGGCATTAACTTTTCTCTAAGTATACATCGTacatatattatttttataaccaGCAAATAATGTTGCTAAATGAAATGCATTACCACAATAATTTTGTCCACTAGTTTACACGGCAGAATAGACTTCATATTCGAAAACGTTACGCACATTCTACTGTAAATAAATTCCCATTCTCCTAGTACAATGATCTTTTCTTGATGAAAAGTGAAGACGTATAAAACACTGCGcacaaatataaaataataaaattaacgaACCGTCTGAACTTAAATTCGCTCCCAAATTGGACATAAAATGAACTGTTCGAAAAAGATTTATAATCACACACTCCATCATACCATGTCTGTTGTCTGGTTACTTCATTTCTCCGTCTACTTCCATGATTCGTTTCGCTACATCGGAAGCAATTTTGGTGATAAATCAACATTCACTTGACATCCGTCGATCTCCAAAGCACACGCATAAACTGGGTTAATGAACTTTCAAATCTGCTTCATGTAGGCCTTCCGATTTCTCAAAACACGCTGATTACACATGTTTTGTCTGGTGGTGTAAAATGTTCAAGTTTTACTCAAATTTGATGTCATTGATGAATTACTAATATAAGTTTACACTTTTGATTCGATGTATGAAATTTCACGAAAAAGATGTACGCATAGGACACGATCACATAATAACAGAGCAATAtttatgaaagtaaataaaacatcgGACTAACTTTTCGGCAAACTTCATAAATGCAATGCTGACGTAAGCAATTTTGTTAATGTCTTACAACTTTTTCATTGATCTGCACCCGTTCAGGACTGTTTCGGCACCTACACCGGTGCACAGGCATAAATTAATTGTCTATGGCAATAGCATTGCTCGATTATTTCATGCCAGCAGTAGGTACCTCATACATTTCTTAATGATGAATTTTCTGTCTATTTTCAATTAGTGTTTCGTTCACAATAATTGTGTCCATTGCATTGAAGCCGACCATTCACCATTCCATTGGCAAAGAAGGTAATGAAATTTCAATCAACGAGCCACTTTTTACATGGCAGCAAACTAAATATGTCTTTTGCACATCTAATGTTGCTTTCCACTTTTTCAACTTTGttgaacaaatatttgttgTGAATTTGCAAATTGCACATGTAACGATTGGAATTCGGCTTAAGTTTAGATATAATACGAAAAGTCGAAAACAATATTTCACATTTCTTAGCATTTagttaatattaatattataaacaaaaaatattcctGAAGGTTGCCCAACTCTAGATTTACGATTCTAATGGAAAATTTCAACTGATACTATCGTCACAAGAGAGCAGTAAACTActgagaaacaaaacattgcctTGACAGTAGAATCTACCGCGTAGACACAACTGTACCATGAAATGGTTTATTCGTTCCGTTCGTATAAGCAGTTACCATAATCGTCGAACCAAGCCACCAAATGGAAGGGGGAGGTAAATGCATAAAAACCCTTGCCGAGCTACAAAACCAGCATCTACGACGTAGTCCCTCAGCGTTTTTCTTgaatggaaaatcaatttacCACTTGGTCCGTGGAATTGGCTACAGTCATGCAGGAAAGACAACTAGCATTGTACTACTGTTGGATAACAACGGGTTGGGCGTTTATGCTTCTGTCTGTAGTAGGAGTCGTTACTACACGCACGGTGAGCGAATAACGATCGTACGAGTTTTTGATCCGGATACAACCGGATGTGTTGCTTTTGGACACCCCTGCGTTTTCTACAGTAGTATAAGTGGACATTCTTATTTCAGCAATCTGTCTTCAGCTTGTTTTCGAACTTGTCTCAATCACTATGTTACTATTGGTCAACATGACTTCTGGAATGGAGCTGCATTATCAATCTTATTTATATAGGAGAAACCGGTCAAAATTTACCTTCATTGGCATAAGCCCATCGAACATCATCATAATTTCATTGAGTTTTCTTGATTGATGTAGCAAAACCAACCTCATCATTCATTTCGGATGGATTAGCTCGCACTATCTGATGAATCTGCAGAAACAATATTTATGTTATGCAAACATTTTTCGATTAAAACATGCAACGAGGGGAAATCGTTTCGGCTTTTAAAGCTTTCAAAACATGtcgaaaattattaatttagtattgcataataacaataattttgATAATGACGATATATTAAAAAATGATTTCTTCTATAATGTCCAACGAAACTTATATTGTAATATTCCATGTATATTGAATATGAGAACTAAGTTGCATTTAAATGTACTTCACCAAATACCAAATACTTTTCGTATATTATATTCTTCTTTTGATTATTAgagttttaattttcaacGCTCAATCTACTTGTTGGTAATTATTCCAAAAATGTTTATCGAAATATTACACGATTTACTTTCGCTGAATGCCATGCTGTTACCATTCAGTTTTTCTGCTTTCGCTTAATGCTTAATTGTAGCATTCATCAAACATGTTGCATCTGCCTAGAGCTAATATTAGATGTCGGAATCTTTTGCTTTGCCCACTGCCGATCGCTTTTCGAACTAAAGGCGCTCTTAGAGTTGTACTGACGACCCGTTTCGCTGTATTCAACTCGTTCAAGTACAGTTGTTCAATTTCCGTTAAACAAACCATTGCATTCACCGATTCCGTGTGA
The Anopheles moucheti chromosome 2, idAnoMoucSN_F20_07, whole genome shotgun sequence genome window above contains:
- the LOC128299753 gene encoding rab11 family-interacting protein 4B isoform X5; this translates as MMAPSPSKSSKTQHPSFLITADSVDTSPVPSSPPSTDAPKSQCSSLSDGESFECYGDNDISISEAGGVDLELAPHLNSTTVAESNGNSNNPTNSGITRHSWSRTSLRGAPKSHNDNLPNRRWGSMRHSSGKRQLGSNALAKSSSFNSSGRSSNCDTAEDMYSDVSLEDVQDINHKLEILQRQVTNLADTQSNVDDRTSRTKTEYAVLQARYHMLEEQLRETELRAEERLAEEQKRHRELLARVEREAKLQNENCQIRIRTMEMEVTGLREEIQRLRLQSDKQAADLHATEEKLEKARDSLMISQQDLVEARAEEKKHRADKQAAEELMVELGKECERLRSERGPALPTTSPESLRLEELHQEMDELRQKNKSLEEANEELQAMMLTRSVEEGRNLLNGTSNSLAQELEAMSQNQDTVDSTTLASLTQLQVAFQEKEDENRRLKHYIDTMLLNVVENYPQLLEVKAA
- the LOC128299753 gene encoding rab11 family-interacting protein 4B isoform X7 encodes the protein MMAPSPSKSSKTQHPSFLITADSVDTSPVPSSPPSTDAPKSQCSSLSDGESFECYGDNDISISEAGGVDLELAPHLNSTTVAESNGNSNNPTNSGITRHSWSRTSLRGAPKSHNDNLPNRRWGSMRHSSGKRQLGSNALANHLYRSSSFNSSGRSSNCDTAEDMYSDVSLEDVQDINHKLEILQRQVTNLADTQSNVDDRTSRTKTEYAVLQARYHMLEEQLRETELRAEERLAEEQKRHRELLARVEREAKLQNENCQIRIRTMEMEVTGLREEIQRLRLQSDKQAADLHATEEKLEKARDSLMISQQDLVEARAEEKKHRADKQAAEELMVELGKECERLRSERGPALPTTSPESLRLEELHQEMDELRQKNKSLEEANEELQAMMLTRSVEEGRNLLNGTSNSLAQELEAMSQNQLQVAFQEKEDENRRLKHYIDTMLLNVVENYPQLLEVKAA
- the LOC128299753 gene encoding rab11 family-interacting protein 4B isoform X6, yielding MMAPSPSKSSKTQHPSFLITADSVDTSPVPSSPPSTDAPKSQCSSLSDGESFECYGDNDISISEAGGVDLELAPHLNSTTVAESNGNSNNPTNSGITRHSWSRTSLRGAPKSHNDNLPNRRWGSMRHSGKRQLGSNALAKSSSFNSSGRSSNCDTAEDMYSDVSLEDVQDINHKLEILQRQVTNLADTQSNVDDRTSRTKTEYAVLQARYHMLEEQLRETELRAEERLAEEQKRHRELLARVEREAKLQNENCQIRIRTMEMEVTGLREEIQRLRLQSDKQAADLHATEEKLEKARDSLMISQQDLVEARAEEKKHRADKQAAEELMVELGKECERLRSERGPALPTTSPESLRLEELHQEMDELRQKNKSLEEANEELQAMMLTRSVEEGRNLLNGTSNSLAQELEAMSQNQDTVDSTTLASLTQLQVAFQEKEDENRRLKHYIDTMLLNVVENYPQLLEVKAA